Proteins encoded by one window of Sphingosinicella sp. BN140058:
- a CDS encoding flagellar hook-length control protein FliK — MMIASTPTATTPSAAAAALGGMASGTTADGFAQSLQAATAGTPPTALVAPAAQPHVGSPIVPSLAATAPPAPILQAVPETQAQPASSAEAAAPPTTPQPQTVPAALQAEAELAAASPIASPIAQQPSPATGEAPAAIAEARPQPATVEAPSAPLAAQPEKSAATAGPQVQLRPAAPTDAEAPQLVSPSADIEPAASAQTQAQAPVAAPAAGASTVAEQAVQPIAARREPVGEAAPKKSGKAVASLPASGAAAAPIEGTSVDAQPDAVAAVASLPLTNRAPKQEAADESSFAQQDASPAAAATPNAEIVQPARIADNADAKAALAAGPSRSIAAVADGSTPAPSVNAEPAAARTADRAETATFALSADDAAPMPDTDGLPTPLLGQTLAPSPNRPANAQLVYAAQQIAQQPQPGTVTAQPGRFGRDMGVEIARRLSAGQEEMLVRLNPQEMGRIDVRVSFDDSGTVRAVLATDSPAALDLLRRESGDLVRSLADAGVRSDSQSFRFDRGGTDGGSQRGQNGSGNGSHQQSRQDARFENAAADTEHDNIAYRQLRSSGQVDVIA, encoded by the coding sequence ATGATGATCGCTTCCACGCCCACCGCAACGACGCCATCGGCCGCTGCAGCAGCTCTCGGCGGCATGGCATCCGGTACCACGGCGGACGGGTTCGCGCAGAGCCTACAGGCGGCGACCGCGGGAACGCCTCCGACGGCGCTCGTCGCCCCCGCCGCCCAGCCGCACGTCGGCAGCCCGATCGTGCCGTCGCTTGCCGCCACGGCGCCGCCGGCACCGATCCTCCAGGCCGTTCCAGAAACCCAGGCGCAGCCCGCCTCCTCCGCCGAGGCGGCTGCGCCTCCGACAACGCCGCAGCCGCAGACCGTTCCGGCCGCCCTGCAGGCCGAAGCGGAGCTCGCTGCCGCGTCGCCGATCGCTTCCCCGATTGCGCAACAGCCGTCGCCGGCCACCGGTGAAGCGCCGGCGGCGATCGCAGAAGCGCGTCCGCAGCCGGCCACGGTCGAAGCGCCGAGCGCCCCCCTAGCGGCGCAGCCGGAGAAATCTGCCGCGACGGCCGGGCCGCAAGTGCAGCTTCGGCCTGCCGCGCCGACCGACGCTGAGGCCCCGCAACTCGTGTCGCCTTCAGCCGACATCGAACCGGCCGCTTCGGCTCAAACCCAGGCACAGGCCCCAGTCGCCGCACCCGCTGCCGGGGCTTCGACAGTCGCCGAGCAGGCCGTTCAGCCAATTGCCGCGAGGCGGGAGCCGGTCGGCGAAGCTGCGCCCAAGAAGAGCGGCAAGGCCGTCGCATCCCTGCCGGCCTCCGGCGCCGCGGCGGCGCCGATCGAGGGCACGAGCGTCGATGCACAACCGGACGCCGTCGCGGCCGTTGCCTCCCTGCCCCTGACCAACCGCGCCCCGAAGCAGGAGGCTGCGGACGAAAGCAGCTTTGCCCAGCAGGACGCCTCGCCTGCCGCGGCGGCCACACCGAATGCGGAGATCGTCCAGCCTGCGCGCATCGCCGACAATGCCGACGCGAAAGCGGCACTTGCCGCCGGCCCGTCGCGCAGCATCGCGGCCGTGGCGGATGGATCCACACCGGCTCCGTCCGTGAATGCGGAGCCGGCCGCGGCCCGAACGGCGGATCGTGCGGAGACCGCGACCTTTGCGCTCAGCGCGGACGATGCGGCGCCGATGCCGGACACGGATGGCCTTCCAACCCCGCTGCTCGGTCAAACCTTGGCACCGTCACCCAACCGTCCGGCCAATGCGCAGCTCGTCTACGCGGCCCAGCAAATTGCGCAGCAGCCACAGCCTGGCACCGTGACGGCGCAGCCCGGCCGCTTCGGCCGCGACATGGGCGTCGAGATCGCGCGCCGTCTCTCGGCGGGCCAGGAAGAGATGCTGGTACGCCTCAATCCCCAGGAGATGGGCCGCATCGACGTCCGGGTCTCCTTCGACGACAGCGGAACCGTCCGGGCCGTCCTGGCGACCGACAGCCCGGCCGCGCTGGACCTGCTTCGCCGCGAATCTGGCGACCTCGTCCGCTCGCTTGCCGATGCCGGGGTCCGCTCCGACTCCCAATCGTTCCGCTTCGACCGGGGCGGCACCGACGGCGGTTCGCAGCGAGGCCAGAATGGCAGCGGCAATGGATCGCACCAGCAGAGCCGCCAGGATGCCCGGTTCGAAAACGCCGCAGCCGACACCGAACACGACAACATTGCCTACCGCCAGCTGCGCAGCAGCGGCCAGGTCGACGTCATAGCCTGA
- a CDS encoding flagellar hook assembly protein FlgD, giving the protein MTTVNTTANTADTNTLLNQAAQSKNGVGADFNMFLKMLTVQMQNQDPLDPMDTSEYTKQLVQFSQVEQSMQQTGVLKDILSRVSGQDMAQASAFIGREARFDTNVSGLGASGAASWTLAPARTAGSMTVSVTDAAGKVVHQSTVDPSTSRFSWDGKLADGTRAPEGAYKLAVTAKDSAGAAVNVGINGVGIVKDVITDGTNVTLGIGGARMALTELVAVSAAA; this is encoded by the coding sequence ATGACCACGGTCAACACCACGGCCAACACCGCCGACACCAACACGCTGCTCAATCAGGCGGCGCAGAGCAAGAACGGCGTCGGCGCCGACTTCAACATGTTCCTGAAGATGCTGACGGTCCAGATGCAGAACCAGGATCCGCTCGATCCGATGGATACGTCCGAATATACCAAGCAGCTCGTCCAGTTCTCGCAGGTCGAGCAGTCGATGCAGCAGACCGGCGTGCTGAAGGACATCCTCAGCCGCGTCTCCGGTCAGGACATGGCGCAGGCCTCCGCCTTCATCGGCCGCGAAGCCCGCTTCGACACCAACGTTTCGGGCCTCGGCGCCAGCGGCGCTGCAAGCTGGACGCTCGCGCCGGCGCGCACCGCGGGTTCGATGACGGTCAGCGTCACGGACGCTGCCGGCAAGGTCGTTCATCAGTCCACCGTCGATCCTTCGACCAGCCGCTTCTCGTGGGACGGCAAGCTGGCCGACGGAACGCGCGCTCCGGAAGGCGCCTACAAGCTGGCCGTGACCGCAAAGGACAGCGCCGGCGCTGCCGTCAACGTCGGCATCAACGGGGTCGGTATCGTCAAGGACGTAATCACCGACGGCACCAATGTCACGCTCGGCATCGGCGGCGCCCGCATGGCGCTGACCGAGCTGGTCGCCGTTTCCGCGGCAGCTTGA
- a CDS encoding flagellar hook-basal body complex protein: protein MDVSAYVLLSHEQALRRRLDVAANNMANTSTIGFKREQPLFHEYVEKADEAQVKDAKNTSFVLDYGAVHDASQGAFQATGNPLDVMIDGPGYFSVETPEGGVAYTRAGMLKVAESGDLVTSGGQRVLGDNGQPINIPEEQRRALAITADGTIVGPGGAAGRIGITMFDDERGVDPRGDGMMNGQGGRLLTAAETRLKVGGVEGSNVQPIVETTAMVEILRSYQSSMKMSESLNELRKTAINRLGRTN from the coding sequence ATGGACGTTTCAGCCTATGTCCTGCTCAGCCATGAACAGGCGCTCCGCCGCAGGCTCGATGTCGCCGCCAATAATATGGCCAACACCAGCACGATCGGCTTCAAGCGCGAGCAGCCGCTGTTCCACGAATATGTCGAGAAGGCGGACGAGGCTCAGGTCAAGGACGCCAAGAACACGTCGTTCGTACTCGATTACGGCGCCGTTCACGACGCGTCGCAGGGCGCCTTCCAGGCGACCGGCAATCCGCTCGACGTGATGATCGACGGCCCCGGCTATTTCTCGGTCGAAACCCCGGAAGGCGGCGTCGCCTATACGCGTGCCGGCATGCTCAAGGTGGCGGAGAGCGGCGATCTCGTGACGTCCGGCGGCCAGCGGGTGCTCGGCGACAACGGCCAGCCGATCAACATTCCCGAAGAGCAGCGCCGCGCGCTCGCGATTACCGCCGACGGCACCATCGTCGGCCCGGGTGGAGCGGCCGGCCGGATCGGGATCACGATGTTCGACGACGAACGCGGAGTGGATCCGCGCGGCGACGGCATGATGAACGGACAGGGCGGGCGCTTGCTGACCGCGGCCGAGACCAGGCTGAAGGTGGGCGGCGTCGAAGGTTCGAACGTGCAGCCGATCGTCGAAACCACGGCGATGGTCGAGATCCTGCGCTCCTATCAGAGCAGCATGAAAATGTCCGAAAGCCTTAACGAATTGCGAAAAACCGCGATCAATCGGCTCGGACGGACCAACTGA
- a CDS encoding helix-turn-helix domain-containing protein, with the protein MSTHSISLLLVGIEGSEFRLAAEMARANGADVSTADTVDAALTHLRTHGADLVMIDICLDAISFLERMRSERLSAPVIACGIDAPARLAVAAIHAGARDYLPLPPEAELIAAAIQTFANRMAAPIEIEALVGHTVADVERELILQTLERCHGNRTSASTILGISVRTMRNKLRTFIEAGIPVSPAA; encoded by the coding sequence ATGAGCACCCATTCCATCAGCCTGCTGCTCGTCGGCATCGAGGGAAGCGAATTCCGGCTCGCGGCCGAGATGGCTCGCGCCAACGGCGCGGACGTCTCGACTGCGGACACCGTCGACGCCGCTTTGACCCACCTGCGCACCCACGGCGCGGACCTGGTGATGATCGACATCTGCCTCGACGCAATTTCGTTCCTGGAACGGATGCGTTCGGAACGGCTGAGCGCACCGGTGATCGCCTGCGGCATCGATGCTCCGGCCCGGCTCGCCGTGGCGGCGATCCATGCCGGCGCCCGCGACTATCTGCCGCTGCCGCCCGAGGCGGAACTGATCGCAGCCGCGATCCAGACCTTCGCCAACCGCATGGCGGCACCGATCGAGATCGAGGCCCTCGTCGGCCATACGGTTGCCGACGTCGAGCGTGAGCTGATCCTGCAGACGCTGGAGCGCTGCCACGGCAACCGCACCTCGGCGTCGACCATCCTCGGCATCTCGGTGCGAACGATGCGCAACAAATTGCGTACGTTCATCGAGGCAGGCATCCCGGTCTCGCCGGCGGCCTGA
- the flgA gene encoding flagellar basal body P-ring formation chaperone FlgA — MSLRRAFLLAALLGGAVPAAAQTAPGAAAQIEVPVLVRDVAKGELLSASDFAIEPRPASQARGALEIESAAGKEALRQLRAGSIVRSGDLIKPQLVRRGEPVSITVRSGGLTITAQGRALSGGAKGELIRVVNTTTNRTLDGIVEKTGSVRIAAN; from the coding sequence GTGAGCCTGCGGCGCGCCTTCCTGCTCGCCGCCTTGCTCGGCGGCGCCGTTCCCGCGGCCGCGCAGACCGCGCCGGGCGCGGCGGCCCAGATCGAGGTGCCGGTACTGGTCCGTGACGTCGCCAAGGGCGAGCTGCTGTCCGCGTCCGACTTCGCGATCGAACCCCGTCCGGCGTCGCAGGCGCGCGGCGCGCTGGAGATCGAAAGTGCCGCCGGCAAGGAAGCGCTCCGCCAGTTGCGGGCCGGATCGATCGTCCGGTCGGGCGATCTGATCAAGCCCCAACTGGTTCGTCGCGGCGAGCCGGTGTCGATCACCGTTCGCAGCGGCGGCCTCACCATCACGGCGCAGGGCCGCGCGCTGTCGGGCGGTGCCAAGGGCGAACTGATCCGGGTCGTCAACACCACCACCAATCGCACGCTCGACGGCATCGTCGAGAAGACCGGCAGCGTTCGAATCGCCGCCAATTGA
- the fliL gene encoding flagellar basal body-associated protein FliL, whose product MSEALKDEADETVSLEKVEPPKKHKKKLVVIAAAALVVLAGGGGAAAWLMGGEGGHESAEASHEPAEAGAYVEVPPMTVNLRSGDGKPRFLKLRFILVAGNPENEEKVTEKLPLILDGFQPFLRELRPEDLAGSAAVFRLKEEMLSRAARVAGPGIVTDVLIQDLIQQ is encoded by the coding sequence GTGTCAGAAGCACTCAAGGACGAAGCGGACGAGACCGTTTCTTTGGAAAAGGTCGAGCCCCCCAAGAAGCACAAGAAGAAGCTCGTGGTGATTGCCGCGGCCGCTCTCGTCGTGCTTGCGGGCGGAGGCGGCGCCGCGGCCTGGCTGATGGGCGGCGAAGGCGGTCACGAAAGTGCCGAGGCTTCCCACGAACCGGCAGAAGCCGGCGCCTATGTCGAAGTTCCGCCGATGACGGTGAACCTGCGCAGCGGCGACGGCAAGCCACGCTTCCTGAAGCTCCGCTTCATCCTCGTCGCGGGCAATCCGGAGAATGAGGAAAAGGTGACCGAGAAGCTGCCGCTCATTCTCGACGGGTTCCAGCCGTTCCTGCGCGAGCTGCGCCCGGAAGACCTTGCCGGTTCCGCCGCGGTCTTCCGCTTGAAGGAAGAAATGCTGTCCCGCGCCGCACGCGTCGCCGGACCCGGCATCGTCACCGACGTTCTCATCCAGGATCTCATCCAGCAATGA
- the flhA gene encoding flagellar biosynthesis protein FlhA, whose translation MPSQLNGILQRLGSGRDLALAFGVMAIIGMLILPMPSFLLDFGLSLSITVSVMILMTALFIEKPLQLSSFPTILLIVTMLRLGLNLASTRLILSHGHEGHDAAGGVIAAFGEFLIGGQTVIGITIFLILIVINFVVITKGAGRIAEVAARFSLDAMPGKQMAIDADLSAGTITEDQARERRTEIEAESGFFGAMDGASKFVKGDAVAGLLITGINVVVGLIIGVAIHGVPFGEAFQTYTILTVGDGLVSQIPALIVSTAAGLLVSKGGISGKTGEALFDQLGRFPKVFGLAGFLMIALALLPGLPFIPFASLGGLSCFMAWKMSERATQREAQERLVRASQELQTVDPEEPISRTLAIDALRIELGYGLLPLINDTQSDPRLDDQVRALRRQFAVDYGFVLPSVRILDNMGLKPNEYVVYVKETEAARGELRIDKLLVITPGGANVGLPGDETTEPVFKLPALWIDRDLRDEAGFRGVTVVDCGTIIATHLTELIKDNISDLLSYTETQKLLNEVHKESEKLVSDIVPSKISVSGVQRILQNLLSEGVSIRDIPTILEGIAEASAMTSNLTQMTEHVRGRLARQISAQQAREGAIPIITLSPRWDQEFAESIIGSGDERHLAMAPSSLHAFIGSVRETYDRLAGEGEIPCMLTNPMIRPFVRSIIERVRPATVVLSQNEIHARSRIRSLGIVG comes from the coding sequence ATGCCCTCGCAGTTGAACGGCATATTGCAGCGCCTCGGATCCGGCCGCGACCTCGCGCTCGCATTCGGCGTGATGGCGATCATCGGTATGCTGATCCTGCCGATGCCGAGCTTCCTGCTCGATTTCGGCCTGTCGCTGTCGATCACCGTCTCGGTGATGATCCTGATGACCGCCCTGTTCATCGAGAAGCCGCTCCAGCTGTCGTCCTTCCCGACGATCCTGCTGATCGTGACGATGCTGCGCCTGGGCCTCAATCTGGCCTCGACCCGCTTGATCCTCAGCCACGGCCACGAAGGGCATGATGCCGCCGGCGGTGTCATCGCGGCCTTCGGCGAATTCCTGATCGGCGGACAGACGGTGATCGGAATCACCATCTTCCTGATCCTGATCGTCATCAACTTCGTCGTGATCACCAAGGGTGCCGGCCGTATCGCCGAAGTCGCCGCGCGTTTCAGCCTGGACGCCATGCCCGGCAAGCAGATGGCGATCGACGCCGATCTGTCCGCCGGCACGATCACCGAGGATCAGGCGCGCGAGCGCCGCACCGAGATCGAGGCCGAAAGCGGCTTCTTCGGCGCGATGGACGGTGCGTCCAAGTTCGTGAAGGGCGACGCCGTCGCCGGCCTGCTGATCACCGGCATCAACGTCGTCGTCGGCCTCATCATCGGCGTCGCCATTCACGGCGTTCCATTCGGCGAAGCGTTCCAGACCTATACCATTCTCACCGTCGGCGACGGACTCGTCAGCCAGATTCCGGCGCTTATCGTCTCGACCGCGGCCGGTCTGCTCGTCTCCAAGGGCGGCATCTCGGGCAAGACCGGCGAGGCGCTGTTCGATCAGCTCGGCCGCTTCCCCAAGGTGTTCGGCCTTGCCGGCTTCCTGATGATCGCGCTCGCCTTGCTGCCGGGCCTCCCGTTCATCCCGTTCGCCTCGCTGGGCGGCCTCAGCTGCTTCATGGCCTGGAAGATGAGCGAGCGTGCCACCCAGCGCGAAGCCCAGGAGCGGCTGGTCCGCGCCAGCCAGGAGTTGCAGACGGTCGACCCGGAGGAGCCGATCTCCCGCACCCTCGCCATCGACGCGCTGCGCATCGAGCTCGGCTACGGCCTGCTGCCGCTGATCAACGACACCCAGAGCGATCCGCGCCTGGACGATCAGGTCCGCGCGCTGCGCCGCCAGTTCGCCGTCGATTACGGCTTCGTGCTGCCGTCGGTGCGAATCCTCGACAATATGGGGCTGAAGCCCAACGAATATGTGGTCTACGTCAAGGAGACCGAGGCGGCGCGCGGCGAATTGCGCATCGACAAATTGCTGGTGATCACGCCCGGCGGCGCCAATGTCGGCCTGCCCGGCGACGAGACGACGGAGCCCGTGTTCAAACTGCCGGCACTGTGGATCGATCGCGATCTGCGCGACGAGGCGGGCTTCCGCGGGGTGACCGTCGTCGATTGCGGCACCATCATCGCGACCCACCTGACCGAGCTGATCAAGGACAACATCTCCGATCTTCTCTCCTACACCGAAACCCAGAAGCTGCTGAACGAGGTGCACAAGGAGTCGGAGAAATTGGTGTCCGACATCGTGCCGTCGAAGATCTCCGTCTCGGGCGTGCAGCGCATCCTTCAGAACCTGCTGTCGGAAGGAGTGTCGATCCGCGATATTCCGACCATTCTCGAAGGCATCGCCGAGGCGAGCGCGATGACGTCGAACCTCACCCAGATGACCGAGCATGTCCGCGGCCGCCTTGCCCGCCAGATCTCGGCGCAGCAGGCGCGCGAAGGTGCGATCCCGATCATCACCCTGTCGCCGCGCTGGGATCAGGAATTCGCCGAGAGCATCATCGGTTCGGGCGACGAGCGCCACCTGGCCATGGCACCCTCCAGCCTTCATGCATTCATCGGCTCGGTCCGCGAGACCTACGACCGCCTCGCCGGCGAGGGCGAGATACCGTGCATGCTGACCAATCCGATGATCCGCCCGTTCGTCCGCTCGATCATTGAGCGTGTCCGCCCGGCAACGGTGGTGCTGTCGCAGAATGAGATCCACGCCCGTTCGCGCATCCGCAGCCTCGGCATCGTCGGCTGA
- the flgG gene encoding flagellar basal-body rod protein FlgG, giving the protein MRSLSIAGTGMLAQQTNVDVISNNIANMNTTAFKRQRAEFQDLLYQQVSRPGAAAGGADNRAPSGIQIGSGVKTGGVYRIAEQGAMTQTSNRYDVAIDGQGYFQVTMPNGDISYTRAGSFQLSDQGELVTTDGYPVAPGITIPQGALDVSISKTGQVQVKMPGQAELQDVGQLELATFVNEAGLEAVGGNMFLQTAASGQPTVAAAGEPGFGTVVQGFLEASNVNPVSEITALITAQRAYEMNSRVVKTADEMLATSAQLR; this is encoded by the coding sequence ATGCGATCGCTTTCCATCGCCGGCACCGGCATGCTCGCGCAGCAGACCAACGTCGACGTCATCTCGAACAACATCGCCAACATGAACACCACCGCCTTCAAGCGGCAGCGTGCGGAGTTCCAGGACCTTCTCTATCAGCAGGTCTCGCGTCCCGGCGCGGCCGCCGGCGGCGCCGACAACCGCGCACCGTCCGGCATCCAGATCGGCTCGGGCGTCAAGACAGGCGGCGTCTACCGCATCGCCGAGCAGGGTGCGATGACCCAGACATCGAACCGCTACGACGTTGCGATCGACGGTCAGGGCTATTTCCAGGTGACGATGCCGAACGGCGACATTTCCTATACCCGCGCCGGCTCGTTCCAGCTCTCCGATCAGGGTGAACTGGTCACCACCGACGGCTATCCGGTGGCGCCGGGCATCACCATTCCGCAGGGCGCGCTCGACGTCAGCATCTCGAAGACCGGCCAGGTGCAGGTCAAGATGCCGGGCCAGGCCGAGCTCCAGGATGTCGGACAGCTCGAGCTTGCCACCTTCGTCAACGAGGCGGGTCTTGAAGCGGTCGGCGGCAACATGTTCCTGCAGACCGCGGCATCGGGGCAGCCGACCGTCGCCGCCGCCGGCGAGCCGGGCTTCGGCACCGTCGTTCAGGGCTTCCTCGAGGCGTCGAACGTCAATCCGGTCTCCGAAATCACCGCTCTGATCACCGCCCAGCGCGCGTACGAGATGAACAGCCGCGTCGTGAAGACCGCGGACGAAATGCTCGCAACCTCGGCGCAGCTGCGGTGA
- a CDS encoding flagellin, whose amino-acid sequence MAFSVNTNTGAMAALQSLNATNKGLDQVQSRINTGLKVASTKDDSASYTIAQTLRGDQGGLQAVSSSLSRAKSVTDVAVAGAESISDIVNQMKQKAKQASDDGIDSESRTAINKDFEALRDQIKTIVDSSSFNGTNLLKASGGTVTALQSLTDTDSNSGTYTPDSLSVSNLELDLGKSGGTFEKLTTTSKIDTAASAKTMVNDLDSIAKNLNGKLSTLGAASRKIDAQSAFTSKLSDVVESGIGNLVDADLAKESARLQALQVKQQLGVQALSIANQAPQSITSLFR is encoded by the coding sequence ATGGCATTTTCTGTGAACACCAACACCGGCGCGATGGCCGCTCTCCAGAGCCTCAACGCGACCAACAAGGGCCTCGACCAGGTTCAGAGCCGCATCAACACCGGCCTGAAGGTTGCGTCGACGAAGGACGATTCCGCTTCCTACACGATTGCCCAGACGCTTCGCGGCGACCAGGGCGGTCTGCAGGCTGTCAGCTCCTCGCTGTCGCGCGCCAAGAGCGTGACGGACGTTGCGGTTGCCGGCGCAGAATCGATCTCGGACATCGTCAACCAGATGAAGCAGAAGGCCAAGCAGGCTTCTGACGATGGTATCGACTCCGAGAGCCGCACTGCGATCAACAAGGACTTCGAAGCCCTTCGCGACCAGATCAAGACCATCGTCGACTCGTCCTCGTTCAACGGCACGAACCTTCTGAAGGCTTCGGGCGGCACCGTCACGGCGCTGCAGTCGCTGACCGACACCGACAGCAACTCCGGCACCTACACCCCGGATTCGCTCTCGGTTTCCAACCTCGAGCTCGACCTTGGCAAGTCCGGTGGCACGTTCGAGAAGCTGACCACCACCAGCAAGATCGACACGGCCGCGTCTGCGAAGACCATGGTCAACGATCTGGACTCGATCGCGAAGAACCTCAACGGCAAGCTCAGCACCCTCGGTGCCGCTTCGCGCAAGATCGACGCTCAGTCGGCCTTCACGAGCAAGCTTTCCGACGTGGTCGAGAGCGGCATCGGCAATCTCGTCGACGCCGATCTGGCGAAGGAATCGGCGCGTCTGCAGGCTCTGCAGGTCAAGCAGCAGCTTGGCGTTCAGGCTCTGTCGATCGCCAACCAGGCGCCGCAGTCCATCACTTCGCTGTTCCGTTAA
- the flgH gene encoding flagellar basal body L-ring protein FlgH, protein MKKIASALTIALLLSGCGSVGRLKAVGKAPKLSAAEEVYAGEIEPSLGEIGSARPNGTRQPGQGQAQVSSASLFRPGGGALFQDQRAARLGDIVTIRINIQDKASVDNSTTRTRTNGETAGLGALLGLENPLKKILPGDNDTSKLVDAKSTSSSNGTGNTTRSEQINMTMAAIVTQVLPNGNLMVRGKQEVRVNFELRELVITGIVRPQDIARDNSIRHSQIAEARVIYGGRGQLTDVQQARWGQQIYDALFPF, encoded by the coding sequence ATGAAGAAGATTGCGTCCGCATTGACGATCGCTCTGCTGCTGTCCGGTTGCGGCTCGGTGGGCAGGCTCAAGGCCGTCGGCAAGGCCCCGAAGCTCAGCGCCGCCGAGGAAGTCTATGCCGGCGAGATCGAACCCTCGCTCGGCGAGATCGGGTCGGCCCGGCCGAACGGCACCCGTCAGCCCGGCCAGGGTCAGGCGCAGGTGAGCAGCGCTTCGCTGTTCCGCCCGGGCGGCGGCGCCCTGTTCCAGGATCAGCGCGCGGCGCGCCTCGGCGACATCGTCACCATCCGGATCAACATCCAGGACAAGGCGAGCGTCGACAATTCGACGACGCGAACGAGGACGAATGGCGAAACCGCCGGCCTCGGCGCGCTGCTCGGCCTGGAGAATCCGCTCAAGAAGATCCTGCCGGGCGACAACGACACGTCGAAGCTGGTCGATGCCAAATCGACCTCCAGCTCGAACGGCACCGGCAACACCACGCGCAGCGAGCAGATCAACATGACGATGGCGGCCATCGTCACCCAGGTACTGCCCAACGGCAATCTGATGGTCCGCGGCAAGCAGGAAGTGCGGGTCAATTTCGAGCTCCGCGAGCTCGTCATCACCGGCATCGTCCGGCCGCAGGATATCGCCCGCGACAATTCGATCCGGCACAGCCAGATCGCTGAAGCGCGCGTCATCTACGGCGGCCGCGGCCAGCTGACGGACGTGCAGCAGGCGCGCTGGGGGCAGCAGATCTACGATGCGCTGTTCCCATTCTAA
- the fliN gene encoding flagellar motor switch protein FliN, giving the protein MENMMSEDFAPRQLVPAQLEGETLEFPGDDVATIGSAAPTGTPEGLEAVFDVPVKVQAVLGRSRMEIGELMRLKPGDVVELDRRVGEPVDIYVNNRLIARGEVVLIDNALGVTLTEIVRQDR; this is encoded by the coding sequence ATGGAGAATATGATGAGCGAGGATTTCGCACCGCGCCAGTTGGTGCCGGCGCAGCTCGAAGGCGAAACGCTTGAATTCCCTGGCGACGACGTTGCAACCATCGGATCCGCAGCGCCGACCGGAACCCCCGAAGGCCTGGAAGCGGTGTTCGACGTTCCCGTCAAGGTTCAGGCCGTGCTCGGGCGTTCCCGGATGGAAATCGGAGAATTGATGCGGCTGAAGCCGGGCGATGTCGTCGAGCTCGATCGCCGCGTCGGCGAGCCGGTCGACATCTACGTCAACAACCGCCTGATCGCCCGCGGCGAGGTCGTCCTGATCGACAATGCGCTCGGCGTCACCCTTACTGAAATCGTGCGGCAGGATCGATGA